The segment NNNNNNNNNNNNNNNNNNNNNNNNNNNNNNNNNNNNNNNNNNNNNNNNNNNNNNNNNNNNNNNNNNNNNNNNNNNNNNNNNNNNNNNNNNNNNNNNNNNNNNNNNNNNNNNNNNNNNNNNNNNNNNNNNNNNNNNNNNNNNNNNNNNNNNNNNNNNNNNNNNNNNNNNNNNNNNNNNNNNNNNNNNNNNNNNNNNNNNNNNNNNNNNNNNNNNNNNNNNNNNNNNNNNNNNNNNNNNNNNNNNNNNNNNNNNNNNNNNNNNNNNNNNNNNNNNNNNNNNNNNNNNNNNNNNNNNNNNNNNNNNNNNNNNNNNNNNNNNNNNNNNNNNNNNNNNNNNNNNNNNNNNNNNNNNNNNNNNNNNNNNNNNNNNNNNNNNNNNNNNNNNNNNNNNNNNNNNNNNNNNNNNNNNNNNNNNNNNNNNNNNNNNNNNNNNNNNNNNNNNNNNNNNNNNNNNNNNNNNNNNNNNNNNNNNNNNNNNNNNNNNNNNNNNNNNNNNNNNNNNNNNNNNNNNNNNNNNNNNNNNNNNNNNNNNNNNNNNNNNNNNNNNNNNNNNNNNNNNNNNNNNNNNNNNNNNNNNNNNNNNNNNNNNNNNNNNNNNNNNNNNNNNNNNNNNNNNNNNNNNNNNNNNNNNNNNNNNNNNNNNNNNNNNNNNNNNNNNNNNNNNNNNNNNNNNNNNNNNNNNNNNNNNNNNNNNNNNNNNNNNNNNNNNNNNNNNNNNNNNNNNNNNNNNNNNNNNNNNNNNNNNNNNNNNNNNNNNNNNNNNNNNNNNNNNNNNNNNNNNNNNNNNNNNNNNNNNNNNNNNNNNNNNNNNNNNNNNNNNNNNNNNNNNNNNNNNNNNNNNNNNNNNNNNNNNNNNNNNNNNNNNNNNNNNNNNNNNNNNNNNNNNNNNNNNNNNNNNNNNNNNNNNNNNNNNNNNNNNNNNNNNNNNNNNNNNNNNNNNNNNNNNNNNNNNNNNNNNNNNNNNNNNNNNNNNNNNNNNNNNNNNNNNNNNNNNNNNNNNNNNNNNNNNNNNNNNNNNNNNNNNNNNNNNNNNNNNNNNNNNNNNNNNNNNNNNNNNNNNNNNNNNNNNNNNNNNNNNNNNNNNNNNNNNNNNNNNNNNNNNNNNNNNNNNNNNNNNNNNNNNNNNNNNNNNNNNNNNNNNNNNNNNNNNNNNNNNNNNNNNNNNNNNNNNNNNNNNNNNNNNNNNNNNNNNNNNNNNNNNNNNNNNNNNNNNNNNNNNNNNNNNNNNNNNNNNNNNNNNNNNNNNNNNNNNNNNNNNNNNNNNNNNNNNNNNNNNNNNNNNNNNNNNNNNNNNNNNNNNNNNNNNNNNNNNNNNNNNNNNNNNNNNNNNNNNNNNNNNNNNNNNNNNNNNNNNNNNNNNNNNNNNNNNNNNNNNNNNNNNNNNNNNNNNNNNNNNNNNNNNNNNNNNNNNNNNNNNNNNNNNNNNNNNNNNNNNNNNNNNNNNNNNNNNNNNNNNNNNNNNNNNNNNNNNNNNNNNNNNNNNNNNNNNNNNNNNNNNNNNNNNNNNNNNNNNNNNNNNNNNNNNNNNNNNNNNNNNNNNNNNNNNNNNNNNNNNNNNNNNNNNNNNNNNNNNNNNNNNNNNNNNNNNNNNNNNNNNNNNNNNNNNNNNNNNNNNNNNNNNNNNNNNNNNNNNNNNNNNNNNNNNNNNNNNNNNNNNNNNNNNNNNNNNNNNNNNNNNNNNNNNNNNNNNNNNNNNNNNNNNNNNNNNNNNNNNNNNNNNNNNNNNNNNNNNNNNNNNNNNNNNNNNNNNNNNNNNNNNNNNNNNNNNNNNNNNNNNNNNNNNNNNNNNNNNNNNNNNNNNNNNNNNNNNNNNNNNNNNNNNNNNNNNNNNNNNNNNNNNNNNNNNNNNNNNNNNNNNNNNNNNNNNNNNNNNNNNNNNNNNNNNNNNNNNNNNNNNNNNNNNNNNNNNNNNNNNNNNNNNNNNNNNNNNNNNNNNNNNNNNNNNNNNNNNNNNNNNNNNNNNNNNNNNNNNNNNNNNNNNNNNNNNNNNNNNNNNNNNNNNNNNNNNNNNNNNNNNNNNNNNNNNNNNNNNNNNNNNNNNNNNNNNNNNNNNNNNNNNNNNNNNNNNNNNNNNNNNNNNNNNNNNNNNNNNNNNNNNNNNNNNNNNNNNNNNNNNNNNNNNNNNNNNNNNNNNNNNNNNNNNNNNNNNNNNNNNNNNNNNNNNNNNNNNNNNNNNNNNNNNNNNNNNNNNNNNNNNNNNNNNNNNNNNNNNNNNNNNNNNNNNNNNNNNNNNNNNNNNNNNNNNNNNNNNNNNNNNNNNNNNNNNNNNNNNNNNNNNNNNNNNNNNNNNNNNNNNNNNNNNNNNNNNNNNNNNNNNNNNNNNNNNNNNNNNNNNNNNNNNNNNNNNNNNNNNNNNNNNNNNNNNNNNNNNNNNNNNNNNNNNNNNNNNNNNNNNNNNNNNNNNNNNNNNNNNNNNNNNNNNNNNNNNNNNNNNNNNNNNNNNNNNNNNNNNNNNNNNNNNNNNNNNNNNNNNNNNNNNNNNNNNNNNNNNNNNNNNNNNNNNNNNNNNNNNNNNNNNNNNNNNNNNNNNNNNNNNNNNNNNNNNNNNNNNNNNNNNNNNNNNNNNNNNNNNNNNNNNNNNNNNNNNNNNNNNNNNNNNNNNNNNNNNNNNNNNNNNNNNNNNNNNNNNNNNNNNNNNNNNNNNNNNNNNNNNNNNNNNNNNNNNNNNNNNNNNNNNNNNNNNNNNNNNNNNNNNNNNNNNNNNNNNNNNNNNNNNNNNNNNNNNNNNNNNNNNNNNNNNNNNNNNNNNNNNNNNNNNNNNNNNNNNNNNNNNNNNNNNNNNNNNNNNNNNNNNNNNNNNNNNNNNNNNNNNNNNNNNNNNNNNNNNNNNNNNNNNNNNNNNNNNNNNNNNNNNNNNNNNNNNNNNNNNNNNNNNNNNNNNNNNNNNNNNNNNNNNNNNNNNNNNNNNNNNNNNNNNNNNNNNNNNNNNNNNNNNNNNNNNNNNNNNNNNNNNNNNNNNNNNNNNNNNNNNNNNNNNNNNNNNNNNNNNNNNNNNNNNNNNNNNNNNNNNNNNNNNNNNNNNNNNNNNNNNNNNNNNNNNNNNNNNNNNNNNNNNNNNNNNNNNNNNNNNNNNNNNNNNNNNNNNNNNNNNNNNNNNNNNNNNNNNNNNNNNNNNNNNNNNNNNNNNNNNNNNNNNNNNNNNNNNNNNNNNNNNNNNNNNNNNNNNNNNNNNNNNNNNNNNNNNNNNNNNNNNNNNNNNNNNNNNNNNNNNNNNNNNNNNNNNNNNNNNNNNNNNNNNNNNNNNNNNNNNNNNNNNNNNNNNNNNNNNNNNNNNNNNNNNNNNNNNNNNNNNNNNNNNNNNNNNNNNNNNNNNNNNNNNNNNNNNNNNNNNNNNNNNNNNNNNNNNNNNNNNNNNNatttttaaaaaatccattccaggtttgttggctcGCCAAGGTGCttccatgatactctatcttctctagtcttggaaagctttaataaatcaggccctagctgtccctcaaatgggttTAGAATCAAATGTCCCGACCAGGGTCATATAATAATAAGCCAGTCTTTTGGGGAAAAGCCAataaaccaaactgcatgttttttggggatgtgTGAGAAAACCAAAATGTCTGGGGAAACCATTGcaatcacagggagaacctacaaaccccatgcagatagtatcttggttctggtgctgcaaaggccattgagttaaaaaatcaaaatgacaaAGCCCAGTGAGTGCCTGCGTTTTAGATATCCCTGAATATAAAGAAGGTTTGTGCCAACTTTCCTACAATCAATTTCTAGTGATAGGTAGAGGGCAGAAGAAGTTGTCTTATTGATGGaaaattttctatttcttattTGCCATGGCTTCCATTTCCTAGCTTCTGTTGTATATTTGTCTCCTTTCGGTGGACCATTGACTCTTAataattggtttattttttttaagcaaagcaaacattttgtacaatatcCATTAGTCTCTAACAAATCTCAGGGCTGTACTCTGCACACATGAAGTATGAAACAGGAACAGTGATCTCCCCAGGCgtttttagccgggcgcaccacccagctgtttttaggtggttactaaaaagttgggtcacaatacaggaatTGCCAccccctacagcttcttcccacccagcttaaaaatatttctggggggaacactgaagAAAGTTATTTTGCAGTAGTAAGTACTGTATGTCCCGCGTTTCTATAGCTGAGGAACAGAAGATACTTCTGTTTCATTTTCCACACAGGGTTTCTCCTTGCACAGGGTCAAAGTCTCATTTTCCACGGGTATTGGTTTAATTCTGCCAGCCTCTGCGCTGGATACGTCCGTCAAGTTCAGATCATAGGTGTCATTGTTCCTGACCTTCAGACACCTAATATAGGAAATGCATGAGTTTTTGCACCTCACAAAGTCTTTGTAGGTGTTCTCACTGGCAAAACAGTAAAGCATGGGATCTGCCACGCAGTTAAAGCTGGTAAGAAGCAGTGAGAAGTGATAGGTATTGAAAATTTTGGAAGCAAAGGAACAATTGTTCTCAAGCAAACTCCGAATGACCACCAGGATGTGATAAGGACCAAAGCAGATCAAGAAAATCATTACCGTACTGAGGACCAGCTGCTTGATTTGAAGTTTTCTCCTGCTTTGGGTACCTTGGCTCTTTCGAACTACTTTAAAAATCCTACAGTAAGAAAACAGGAGCAAGGAAATTGGGAAGAGGAAACCGGCGAAGAATCGATAATAATTAATGCTGTGCTCCCAGTCTTTGATGGGATAGTGTTCAAAACAGACAATATGGCTGTCTGGGTCCTTGCTGACCTCCCCATGCTCAAAGAAGATGTAACTGGTCATAAGTTCCTTCATCCAAATGACTATGCTAATTATAATGGCCGCTTTCATTGTCCGAAGCTTGTGGAACCTGAAAGGGTGTACCAGGGCGAGGTATCGATCCATGGAGATACAGCACAAGAAGGCAACGCTAATATAGATGTTCTCGTAGAGGAGAATGCCGCAGATTTTGCACATGGTCTCATTATAAGTCCAGTTGTCATGTTGGATGACATATTGGAGCCAGAAAGGCAAAGAGAAGATGTAAAGAAGATCAGCCAGGGTTAGGTTCACCAAATATATTCCCAGTTCATTCTTGGCTTTGATCTGTAGGTACCCATAGTACAAAGATAAACAGTTTGCTGGTAGGCCAATGACAAATACGATCACATACACGACGGGGAATAATGTTTGGTGTATGGTGTGGTCAATTATACAGTAGGTGATGTTAATGTCGTCCTCTTCTGTTCCGTTTTTCATGTCTGTGTGGTTCCAGTCTCATA is part of the Pyxicephalus adspersus chromosome 12, UCB_Pads_2.0, whole genome shotgun sequence genome and harbors:
- the GPR68 gene encoding ovarian cancer G-protein coupled receptor 1 yields the protein MKNGTEEDDINITYCIIDHTIHQTLFPVVYVIVFVIGLPANCLSLYYGYLQIKAKNELGIYLVNLTLADLLYIFSLPFWLQYVIQHDNWTYNETMCKICGILLYENIYISVAFLCCISMDRYLALVHPFRFHKLRTMKAAIIISIVIWMKELMTSYIFFEHGEVSKDPDSHIVCFEHYPIKDWEHSINYYRFFAGFLFPISLLLFSYCRIFKVVRKSQGTQSRRKLQIKQLVLSTVMIFLICFGPYHILVVIRSLLENNCSFASKIFNTYHFSLLLTSFNCVADPMLYCFASENTYKDFVRCKNSCISYIRCLKVRNNDTYDLNLTDVSSAEAGRIKPIPVENETLTLCKEKPCVENETEVSSVPQL